A genomic window from Phoenix dactylifera cultivar Barhee BC4 unplaced genomic scaffold, palm_55x_up_171113_PBpolish2nd_filt_p 000007F, whole genome shotgun sequence includes:
- the LOC103712284 gene encoding thymocyte nuclear protein 1 produces the protein MGKRRYWLLKTEPKEWSWEDQRSNGGMSQWDGVKNRQALKHMKAMSKGDRCFFYHSGPSDRRIVGVVEVTRPWYAIAGEEGAVDLREVGEMRRPVHLKDIKAEAAMKGFALLRQPRLSVVPVPEDIWEQLCEMGGGFADDEEATPPPAEEEED, from the coding sequence ATGGGGAAACGGAGGTATTGGCTACTGAAGACGGAGCCCAAGGAGTGGTCGTGGGAGGACCAGCGATCCAACGGCGGCATGTCGCAGTGGGACGGCGTCAAGAACCGGCAGGCCCTGAAACACATGAAGGCCATGAGCAAGGGCGACCGCTGCTTCTTCTACCACTCCGGCCCCTCCGACCGCCGGATCGTCGGCGTCGTCGAGGTCACGCGCCCCTGGTACGCCATCGCCGGCGAAGAGGGTGCGGTGGACCTCCGGGAGGTGGGGGAGATGAGGCGCCCCGTCCATCTCAAGGACATCAAGGCGGAGGCGGCGATGAAGGGCTTCGCCCTCCTGAGGCAGCCCCGCCTCTCCGTCGTCCCCGTTCCGGAGGACATCTGGGAGCAACTCTGCGAGATGGGCGGAGGTTTCGCTGACGACGAGGAGGCGACGCCGCCGCCggcggaggaagaagaagattga
- the LOC103712283 gene encoding phytosulfokines-like yields the protein MSKNITLVLIALLVCVSLTQASRPVPADPKQTSLEAVKQEIPEKVEGCEGLSEDECLIRRTLVAHADYIYTQEKHN from the exons ATGTCTAAGAACATCACCCTTGTGCTCATAGCCCTCCTCGTCTGTGTGTCCCTGACCCAAGCTTCCAGGCCTGTCCCAGCGGATCCTAAGCAAACATCACTTGAG GCTGTGAAGCAGGAGATACCTGAGAAAGTGGAAGGATGTGAGGGGCTTAGTGAGGATGAATGCTTGATAAGAAGGACTCTGGTTGCCCATGCTGACTACATCTACACCCAGGAGAAGCACAACTAG